From Gemmatimonas sp., a single genomic window includes:
- a CDS encoding Asp-tRNA(Asn)/Glu-tRNA(Gln) amidotransferase subunit GatC yields MSVSNEDVLHVAQLARLAIDDARLPGLVAELNGILQHMDALQQATIPQELAERDVAGMPLRDDGAPPVALQRTREAFAPATREGFFLVPRLATHGDVGSSAEDDA; encoded by the coding sequence TTGTCGGTCTCCAACGAAGATGTGCTTCATGTCGCGCAACTCGCGCGCTTGGCAATCGACGACGCGCGGCTCCCCGGGCTCGTCGCGGAACTGAATGGCATTCTGCAGCACATGGATGCCCTGCAGCAGGCCACCATCCCCCAGGAACTCGCTGAACGCGACGTGGCGGGGATGCCGCTGCGTGACGACGGCGCGCCGCCGGTCGCGCTCCAACGCACGCGGGAGGCGTTCGCGCCAGCGACGCGTGAGGGCTTCTTTCTGGTGCCGCGTCTGGCGACGCATGGTGACGTCGGTTCCTCCGCCGAGGACGACGCATGA